A genomic segment from Conger conger chromosome 2, fConCon1.1, whole genome shotgun sequence encodes:
- the LOC133112280 gene encoding sphingosine 1-phosphate receptor 2-like, with protein MNICPSAAVCRVVASETMFRDYYNMSVIQVHYRYAKEMSQEQLEERMRGRAGLSTFSLVLLVVCSVIILENILVLVAVCRNKKFHTAMFFFIGNLAFSDLLAGSAYIANVLLSGPRTFQLVPVEWFVREGTVFIALAASVFSLLAIAIERYVAITQVKVYGSSGGCRVFLLIGACWATSVLLGGLPILGWNCVGSLPACSAVLPLYSKRYILFVVTVFSVILLAIVVLYVRIYLIVRSSHREAACSPAYALLKTVTIVLGVFIACWLPAFTVLLLDTSCRMSSCPVLARANIFFGLATLNSALNPLIYTLRSRDMRREFLRVLCCWGVLFKGGRPTHRCAVPLKSSSSLEHHQHHHCSDRDEQQNTPIMQECTTCV; from the coding sequence ATGAACATTTGTCCCAGCGCTGCAGTCTGTCGTGTCGTCGCCTCGGAAACCATGTTCCGGGACTACTACAACATGTCCGTCATCCAGGTGCACTACCGCTACGCCAAGGAGATGAGccaggagcagctggaggagcgCATGCGCGGCAGGGCCGGCCTGAGCACCTTCTCCCTGGTCCTCCTGGTCGTCTGCAGCGTCATTATCCTGGAGAACATCCTGGTGCTGGTGGCCGTCTGCCGCAACAAGAAGTTCCACACCGCCATGTTCTTCTTCATCGGCAACCTGGCCTTCTCCGACCTGCTCGCTGGCTCCGCCTACATTGCCAACGTCCTACTGTCGGGCCCCCGGACGTTCCAGCTGGTGCCCGTGGAGTGGTTCGTTCGCGAGGGCACGGTCTTCATCGCGCTGGCCGCCTCCGTCTTCAGCCTGCTGGCCATCGCCATCGAGCGCTACGTGGCCATCACGCAGGTGAAGGTGTATGGCTCCAGCGGGGGCTGCCGGGTCTTCCTGCTGATCGGAGCCTGCTGGGCCACCTCCGTGCTCCTGGGCGGGCTGCCCATCCTGGGCTGGAACTGCGTCGGCAGCCTTCCGGCGTGTTCCGCCGTGCTCCCGCTTTACTCCAAGCGCTACATCCTCTTCGTGGTCACGGTCTTCAGCGTCATCCTGCTCGCCATCGTGGTCCTCTACGTGCGCATCTACCTGATCGTGCGCTCCAGCCACCGGGAGGCGGCCTGCTCGCCCGCGTACGCCCTGCTGAAGACCGTCACCATCGTGCTGGGCGTGTTCATCGCCTGCTGGCTGCCGGCCTTCACCGTGCTGCTGCTGGACACGTCCTGCCGCATGTCCTCCTGCCCCGTCCTCGCCCGCGCCAACATCTTCTTCGGCCTGGCCACGCTGAACTCCGCGCTCAACCCGCTCATCTACACGCTGAGGAGCCGCGACATGCGGCGGGAGTTCCTGAGGGTGCTCTGCTGCTGGGGGGTCCTCTTCAAGGGGGGGCGGCCCACCCACAGGTGCGCCGTCCCGCTCAAGAGCTCCAGCTCCCTGGAgcaccaccagcaccaccactgCTCCGACAGGGACGAGCAACAGAACACTCCCATAATGCAGGAGTGTACCACCTGCGTCTGA